The following proteins are co-located in the Podarcis raffonei isolate rPodRaf1 chromosome 5, rPodRaf1.pri, whole genome shotgun sequence genome:
- the A4GNT gene encoding alpha-1,4-N-acetylglucosaminyltransferase: MLKESQMYLCIFFLLAFGILYEFSLEPGCFFSCKPVVKQLVMPQDVLSQGRSIIFLETTDRLQPPPLVLCAVESAARIYSDRPIMFFMKGLDNSTMTDFKLTSPLLSFLSAMKNVFLSPLEMDILFQDTPLSLWYHQVNATQEKNWVYIISDAIRLAMVWKYGGIYMDTDVISIRPIPVANFLAAQSSQFSSNGILGFQRHHWFLWDCMVDFVQHYNGAIWGNQGPHLITRVLKKLCNLTDFNNVEDQTCHNISFLHPQRFYPIPYNLWHKYYEVWDSKPDFNESYALHLWNFMNRKEKRNVIIGSNALVENLFRTHCPTTYQSLIQAAQGSKQMSQNKTSPLW, from the exons CTTCTTTTTGTTGGCATTTGGGATATTGTATGAGTTCTCCCTAGAACCTGGTTGCTTCTTTTCCTGCAAACCTGTTGTTAAACAACTCGTGATGCCCCAAGATGTCCTCTCCCAGGGGAGAAGTATCATCTTTCTGGAGACAACTGACCGTCTACAACCTCCACCACTGGTTTTATGCGCTGTGGAATCTGCTGCTAGAATCTATTCGGACAGACCCATCATGTTTTTTATGAAAGGGCTGGACAATAGCACAATGACAGATTTCAAGTTGACTTCCCCTTTGCTGTCTTTCTTATCggctatgaagaatgttttcctttcccccctggaGATGGACATTTTGTTCCAGGACACACCTCTGTCCCTGTGGTACCATcag GTGAATGCAACACAGGAGAAGAACTGGGTCTATATTATCTCTGATGCAATCAGGCTTGCAATGGTGTGGAAATACGGTGGGATTTATATGGACACAGATGTCATTTCCATCCGACCCATCCCAGTGGCCAACTTCTTGGCAGCCCAGTCTTCCCAGTTCTCCAGCAACGGGATCCTTGGTTTTCAGCGTCATCACTGGTTCCTCTGGGACTGCATGGTAGATTTTGTTCAGCACTACAATGGAGCCATCTGGGGAAATCAGGGACCTCACTTAATCACAAGGGTGCTAAAGAAGCTATGCAACCTCACAGATTTCAATAATGTGGAGGATCAGACATGTCACAACATTTCCTTCTTGCACCCCCAGCGCTTCTATCCCATCCCCTACAACCTGTGGCATAAGTATTATGAAGTGTGGGATTCAAAGCCAGACTTCAATGAGTCCTACGCTTTGCACCTGTGGAACTTCATGAacaggaaagagaagagaaatgtgATCATTGGGAGCAATGCCCTGGTGGAAAACCTGTTCAGAACGCATTGCCCTACTACTTACCAGAGTCTTATTCAAGCTGCACAAGGAAGCAAACAGATGTCTCAAAATAAAACTAGCCCATTGTGGTAA